A single window of Toxotes jaculatrix isolate fToxJac2 chromosome 4, fToxJac2.pri, whole genome shotgun sequence DNA harbors:
- the pds5a gene encoding sister chromatid cohesion protein PDS5 homolog A isoform X1, whose translation MEFPQQQKPAGDGKIVYPPGVKEITDKISNDEVVKRLKMVVKTYMDMDQDSEEEKQQYLSLALHLASEFFLRNPNKDVRLLVACCLADIFRIYAPEAPYTSHDKLKDIFLFITRQLKGLEDTKSPQFNRYFYLLENLAWVKSYNICFELEDCNEIFIQLFKTLFSVINNSHNQKVQMHMMDLMSSIIMEGDGVTQELLDTILINLIPAHKNLNKQAYDLAKTLLKRTVQTIETCIANFFNQVLVMGKSSVSDLSEHVFDLIQELFAIDPMLLTSVMPQLEFKLKSNDGEERLAVVRLLAKLFGAKDSELASQNRPLWQCFLGRFNDIHVPVRLECVKFASHCLMNHPDLARDLTEYLKVRSHDPEEAIRHDVIVTIINAGKKDLNLVNDQLLGFVRERTLDKRWRVRKEAMMGLAQLYKKYCLHHEAGKESALKISWIKDKLLHIYYQNSIDDKLLVEKIFAQYMVPHSLDTEEKMKCLYYLYACLDTNAVKALNEMWKCQNMLRGLVKELLDLHKLPVSEANNTAMFGKLMSIAKNLPDAGKAQDFMKKFNQVLGEDEKLRVQLEMLISPTCSCKQAEICVREITRKLTFPKQPTNPFLEMVKFLLERIAPVHIDSEAISALVKLLNKSIEGTADDDEEGVTPDTAIRSGLELLKVLSFTHPTAFHSAETYESLLQCLKMEDDKVAEAAIQIFRNTGQKIETELQQIRSTLIPILHQKAKRGTPHQAKQAVHCIHAIFNNKEVQLAQIFEPLSRSLNADVPEQLITPLVSLGHISMLAPDQFASPMKSIVANFIVKDLLMNDRSVGNKNGKLWTTDEEVSPEVLAKVQAIKLLVRWLLGMKNNQSKSANSTLRLLSAMLVSEGDLTEQKKISKSDMSRLRLAAGGAIMKLAQEPCYHDIITPEQFQLCGLVINDECYQVRQIFAQKLHLALVKLLLPLEYLAVFALCAKDPVKERRAHARQCLLKNISVRREYIKQNPLAQEKLVSLLPEYVVPYMIHLLAHDPDFTKPHEYEQLKDIKECLWFMLEVLMTKNENNSHAFLRKMVENIKQTKDAQCPDDAKANEKLYIVCDVALFVIANKSTACHLDSPKDPVLPSKFFLIQDKDFKNDKEYLSADMRQMLLTGKPKPAPVLGAVNKPLTVPGRRIFTKTTTASDTASNTSTNSSPLSSSTINKNSNSNAATESSESRAQENNENPVIKNDEGKKEEPSQNATPDAGTEASPVKRRGRPPKTAAAAVATEKEGGAPPAGGGAGRGRKRAADPNSNPSAETVNVKMSKQQNDEGTKRQIDLQR comes from the exons ATGGAGTTCCCGCAACAGCAGAAACCGGCGGGGGACGGAAAGATCGTCTATCCCCCTGGAGTAAAAGAAATTACGGACAAAATCAGCAACGATGAAGTGGTCAAACGATTGAAG ATGGTGGTGAAGACCTACATGGACATGGATCAAGACTCTgaagaggaaaagcagcagtaTCTCAGCCTGGCGCTCCACCTGGCCTCAGAGTTCTTCCTCAGGAACCCCAATAAAGACGTACGGCTTCTGGTGGCCTGCTGTCTGGCTGATATCTTCAGGATCTATGCTCCCGAGGCCCCTTACACCTCCCACGACAAACTCAAG GACATCTTCCTGTTCATCACCAGACAGCTAAAGGGGCTAGAAGACACCAAGAGCCCTCAGTTCAACAGATACTTCTACCTGCTGGAG AACCTAGCATGGGTAAAGTCATACAACATATGCTTTGAACTGGAGGACTGCAACGAGATCTTCATCCAGCTTTTCAAAACACTTTTCTCTGTCATCAA tAACAGCCATAACCAGAAGGTTCAGATGCATATGATGGACCTGATGAGTTCTATCATCATGGAGGGAGATGGAGTCACACAGGAGCTGCTGGATACCATCCTCATTAACCTCATCCCTGCACACAAG AATTTGAACAAGCAAGCATATGATCTTGCCAAGACTCTGCTTAAGAGGACCGTCCAAACCATAGAGACATGCATCGCAAAC ttctTCAATCAGGTTTTAGTGATGGGCAAGTCATCAGTCAGCGACCTATCAGAACACGTCTTTGACCTCATCCAGGAACTGTTTGCCATCGATCCTATGCTGCTTACCTCTGTCATGCCACAGCTGGAGTTCAAACTTAAg aGCAACGATGGCGAGGAGCGTCTAGCTGTTGTACGGTTGCTAGCTAAGTTGTTTGGGGCCAAAGACTCAGAGCTGGCCTCACAGAACAGACCACTGTGGCAGTGCTTCTTAGGACG GTTCAATGACATCCACGTTCCAGTGAGGCTAGAGTGTGTAAAGTTTGCCAGTCACTGCCTCATGAACCACCCAGACCTGGCCAGAGACCTGACAG AGTATTTGAAGGTGCGTTCCCATGACCCAGAGGAAGCCATCCGTCATGATGTCATTGTCACCATCATCAATGCCGGGAAGAAAGATCTCAACTTGGTCAATGACCAGCTGTTGGGCTTCGTACGAGAAAGGACTTTGGACAAGAGG TGGCGTGTGCGTAAGGAGGCCATGATGGGCCTGGCTCAGCTGTATAAGAAATACTGCCTTCACCATGAGGCTGGAAAGGAGTCTGCCCTGAAGATCAGCTGGATCAAAGACAAGCTGCTGCACATATACTATCAAAACAGCATCGATGACAA GTTGTTAGTAGAGAAGATCTTTGCCCAGTACATGGTCCCTCACAGTCTTGATACAGAGGAGAAGATGAAGTGTCTGTACTATCTGTACGCCTGCCTGGACACAAATGCAGTCAA GGCTTTGAATGAGATGTGGAAGTGTCAGAACATGCTCAGAGGCCTCGTCAAAGAGCTGCTGGACCTCCACAAGCTGCCAGTG TCTGAGGCCAATAACACAGCCATGTTTGGGAAGCTGATGAGTATTGCCA AGAATCTACCAGATGCAGGAAAGGCCCAGGACTTCATGAAGAAGTTCAACCAGGTTCTTGGTGAGGACGAGAAACTCCGAGTCCAGCTGGAGATGCTCATCAGTCCGACCTGCTCCTGCAAACAGGCTGAGATCTGTGTG agggAGATCACTCGGAAGTTGACGTTCCCCAAACAGCCCACCAACCCCTTCCTGGAGATGGTCAAGTTCCTGCTGGAGCGCATCGCTCCTGTCCACATTGACTCTGAGGCCATCAG tgctCTGGTGAAACTGCTTAACAAGTCCATTGAGGGCACAGCCGATGACGATGAGGAGGGTGTTACCCCTGATACAGCCATCCGCTCGGGCCTGGAGCTACTCAAG GTCCTATCATTCACCCACCCCACAGCCTTCCACTCAGCAGAGACCTATGAGTCTCTGCTCCAGTGTTTGAAGATGGAGGATGACAAAGTGGCTGAAGCCGCCATCCAGATTTTCAGAAACACTGGGCAAAAGATCGAGACTGAGTTACAACAGATACGATC GACCCTGATTCCCATCCTGCATCAGAAAGCTAAGCGGGGCACACCtcaccaggccaagcaggccgTGCACTGTATCCATGCCATCTTTAACAACAAGGAAGTGCAGCTGGCACAGATTTTTGAG CCTCTGTCACGTAGTCTGAACGCAGATGTCCCAGAACAGCTCATCACTCCCCTCGTGTCATTGGGCCACATTTCCATGCTGGCCCCAGATCAGTTTGCTTCACCAATGAAGTCCATTGTGGCTAACTTCATCGTGAAGGACTTACTCATGAATGACAGA TCTGTGGGAAACAAGAACGGGAAGCTGTGGACCACTGATGAGGAAGTCTCTCCTGAGGTTCTAGCCAAG GTGCAGGCCATCAAGCTGCTGGTCCGCTGGTTACTAGGAATGAAAAACAACCAATCCAAGTCAGCAAACTCCACCCTGCGTCTGCTGTCTGCCATGCTGGTCAGCGAGGGTGACCTCACAGAGCAGAAGAAGATCAG TAAATCGGACATGTCCCGTCTGAGGCTGGCCGCAGGTGGAGCCATTATGAAGTTGGCCCAGGAGCCCTGTTACCATGACATCATCACACCTGAACAGTTTCAGCTCTGCGGCCTTGTTATCAAT GATGAGTGCTACCAGGTTCGTCAGATCTTTGCTCAGAAGTTGCACCTGGCTCttgtcaaactgctgctgcccCTGGAGTACCTGGCCGTCTTCGCCCTGTGTGCCAAGGACCCGGTCAAGGAGCGCCGTGCCCACGCCCGACAGTGCCTCCTCAAAAACATCTCCGTCCGCAGAGAGTACATCAAACAGAACCCGCTCGCTCAGG AAAAACTTGTCTCACTCCTTCCTGAGTATGTCGTTCCCTATATGATCCACCTTCTGGCCCACGACCCAGACTTCACAAAACCACACGAATACGAACAGCTCAAAGACATCAAAGA GTGCCTGTGGTTCATGCTGGAAGTGCTGATGACCAAGAATGAGAACAACAGTCATGCCTTTCTTAGGAAGATGGTTGAGAACATCAAACAGACCAAGGATGCACAGTGTCCTGATGATGCAAAGGCCAAtgag AAGCTGTATATTGTCTGTGATGTTGCTCTCTTCGTGATCGCCAACAAGAGCACTGCATGTCACCTGGATTCTCCGAAAGATCCCGTCTTACCTTCCAAGTTCTTCCTCATACAGGACAAG GACTTCAAAAACGATAAAGAATATCTGTCGGCAGATATGAGACAAATGCTGCTCACTGGGAAG CCTAAACCAGCTCCAGTGTTGGGAGCTGTGAATAAGCCCCTGACAGTACCAGGGAGGCGGATCTTCACCAAGACCACCACAGCCTCAGACACAGCCAGCAACACCAGCACCAACTCTTCTCCACTGAGCTCCTCAACCATCAACAAGAACAG TAACAGCAACGCTGCCACCGAGTCATCAGAGAGCCGAGCGCAGGAAAACAATGAGAACCCAGTGATCAAGAATGATGAGGGGAAGAAG GAGGAGCCAAGTCAAAATGCCACCCCTGATGCCGGGACAGAAGCGTCGCCTGTCAAGCGACGTGGCCGTCCtcctaaaacagctgctgctgctgtagcgactgaaaaagagggaggggcgccaccagcaggtggtggagctggcagaggcaggaagagagCAGCTGACCCCAACTCCAACCCGTCTGCAGAGACGGTCAACGTCAAGATGTCAAAACAGCAGAATGATGAAGGGACGAAGAGACAGATTGACTTACAGAG GTAA
- the pds5a gene encoding sister chromatid cohesion protein PDS5 homolog A isoform X2 has translation MEFPQQQKPAGDGKIVYPPGVKEITDKISNDEVVKRLKMVVKTYMDMDQDSEEEKQQYLSLALHLASEFFLRNPNKDVRLLVACCLADIFRIYAPEAPYTSHDKLKDIFLFITRQLKGLEDTKSPQFNRYFYLLENLAWVKSYNICFELEDCNEIFIQLFKTLFSVINNSHNQKVQMHMMDLMSSIIMEGDGVTQELLDTILINLIPAHKNLNKQAYDLAKTLLKRTVQTIETCIANFFNQVLVMGKSSVSDLSEHVFDLIQELFAIDPMLLTSVMPQLEFKLKSNDGEERLAVVRLLAKLFGAKDSELASQNRPLWQCFLGRFNDIHVPVRLECVKFASHCLMNHPDLARDLTEYLKVRSHDPEEAIRHDVIVTIINAGKKDLNLVNDQLLGFVRERTLDKRWRVRKEAMMGLAQLYKKYCLHHEAGKESALKISWIKDKLLHIYYQNSIDDKLLVEKIFAQYMVPHSLDTEEKMKCLYYLYACLDTNAVKALNEMWKCQNMLRGLVKELLDLHKLPVSEANNTAMFGKLMSIAKNLPDAGKAQDFMKKFNQVLGEDEKLRVQLEMLISPTCSCKQAEICVREITRKLTFPKQPTNPFLEMVKFLLERIAPVHIDSEAISALVKLLNKSIEGTADDDEEGVTPDTAIRSGLELLKVLSFTHPTAFHSAETYESLLQCLKMEDDKVAEAAIQIFRNTGQKIETELQQIRSTLIPILHQKAKRGTPHQAKQAVHCIHAIFNNKEVQLAQIFEPLSRSLNADVPEQLITPLVSLGHISMLAPDQFASPMKSIVANFIVKDLLMNDRSVGNKNGKLWTTDEEVSPEVLAKVQAIKLLVRWLLGMKNNQSKSANSTLRLLSAMLVSEGDLTEQKKISKSDMSRLRLAAGGAIMKLAQEPCYHDIITPEQFQLCGLVINDECYQVRQIFAQKLHLALVKLLLPLEYLAVFALCAKDPVKERRAHARQCLLKNISVRREYIKQNPLAQEKLVSLLPEYVVPYMIHLLAHDPDFTKPHEYEQLKDIKECLWFMLEVLMTKNENNSHAFLRKMVENIKQTKDAQCPDDAKANEKLYIVCDVALFVIANKSTACHLDSPKDPVLPSKFFLIQDKDFKNDKEYLSADMRQMLLTGKPKPAPVLGAVNKPLTVPGRRIFTKTTTASDTASNTSTNSSPLSSSTINKNSNSNAATESSESRAQENNENPVIKNDEGKKEEPSQNATPDAGTEASPVKRRGRPPKTAAAAVATEKEGGAPPAGGGAGRGRKRAADPNSNPSAETVNVKMSKQQNDEGTKRQIDLQSRWPYVSREKEKVRKKESGEETGRAVGTVALLLGSEGDTEIELESSPEDVICGRKDRETDPLYAARSKTHSQGDTKSTRRGVSSGRQGELNCEEKAGRLAVSCFSPGCL, from the exons ATGGAGTTCCCGCAACAGCAGAAACCGGCGGGGGACGGAAAGATCGTCTATCCCCCTGGAGTAAAAGAAATTACGGACAAAATCAGCAACGATGAAGTGGTCAAACGATTGAAG ATGGTGGTGAAGACCTACATGGACATGGATCAAGACTCTgaagaggaaaagcagcagtaTCTCAGCCTGGCGCTCCACCTGGCCTCAGAGTTCTTCCTCAGGAACCCCAATAAAGACGTACGGCTTCTGGTGGCCTGCTGTCTGGCTGATATCTTCAGGATCTATGCTCCCGAGGCCCCTTACACCTCCCACGACAAACTCAAG GACATCTTCCTGTTCATCACCAGACAGCTAAAGGGGCTAGAAGACACCAAGAGCCCTCAGTTCAACAGATACTTCTACCTGCTGGAG AACCTAGCATGGGTAAAGTCATACAACATATGCTTTGAACTGGAGGACTGCAACGAGATCTTCATCCAGCTTTTCAAAACACTTTTCTCTGTCATCAA tAACAGCCATAACCAGAAGGTTCAGATGCATATGATGGACCTGATGAGTTCTATCATCATGGAGGGAGATGGAGTCACACAGGAGCTGCTGGATACCATCCTCATTAACCTCATCCCTGCACACAAG AATTTGAACAAGCAAGCATATGATCTTGCCAAGACTCTGCTTAAGAGGACCGTCCAAACCATAGAGACATGCATCGCAAAC ttctTCAATCAGGTTTTAGTGATGGGCAAGTCATCAGTCAGCGACCTATCAGAACACGTCTTTGACCTCATCCAGGAACTGTTTGCCATCGATCCTATGCTGCTTACCTCTGTCATGCCACAGCTGGAGTTCAAACTTAAg aGCAACGATGGCGAGGAGCGTCTAGCTGTTGTACGGTTGCTAGCTAAGTTGTTTGGGGCCAAAGACTCAGAGCTGGCCTCACAGAACAGACCACTGTGGCAGTGCTTCTTAGGACG GTTCAATGACATCCACGTTCCAGTGAGGCTAGAGTGTGTAAAGTTTGCCAGTCACTGCCTCATGAACCACCCAGACCTGGCCAGAGACCTGACAG AGTATTTGAAGGTGCGTTCCCATGACCCAGAGGAAGCCATCCGTCATGATGTCATTGTCACCATCATCAATGCCGGGAAGAAAGATCTCAACTTGGTCAATGACCAGCTGTTGGGCTTCGTACGAGAAAGGACTTTGGACAAGAGG TGGCGTGTGCGTAAGGAGGCCATGATGGGCCTGGCTCAGCTGTATAAGAAATACTGCCTTCACCATGAGGCTGGAAAGGAGTCTGCCCTGAAGATCAGCTGGATCAAAGACAAGCTGCTGCACATATACTATCAAAACAGCATCGATGACAA GTTGTTAGTAGAGAAGATCTTTGCCCAGTACATGGTCCCTCACAGTCTTGATACAGAGGAGAAGATGAAGTGTCTGTACTATCTGTACGCCTGCCTGGACACAAATGCAGTCAA GGCTTTGAATGAGATGTGGAAGTGTCAGAACATGCTCAGAGGCCTCGTCAAAGAGCTGCTGGACCTCCACAAGCTGCCAGTG TCTGAGGCCAATAACACAGCCATGTTTGGGAAGCTGATGAGTATTGCCA AGAATCTACCAGATGCAGGAAAGGCCCAGGACTTCATGAAGAAGTTCAACCAGGTTCTTGGTGAGGACGAGAAACTCCGAGTCCAGCTGGAGATGCTCATCAGTCCGACCTGCTCCTGCAAACAGGCTGAGATCTGTGTG agggAGATCACTCGGAAGTTGACGTTCCCCAAACAGCCCACCAACCCCTTCCTGGAGATGGTCAAGTTCCTGCTGGAGCGCATCGCTCCTGTCCACATTGACTCTGAGGCCATCAG tgctCTGGTGAAACTGCTTAACAAGTCCATTGAGGGCACAGCCGATGACGATGAGGAGGGTGTTACCCCTGATACAGCCATCCGCTCGGGCCTGGAGCTACTCAAG GTCCTATCATTCACCCACCCCACAGCCTTCCACTCAGCAGAGACCTATGAGTCTCTGCTCCAGTGTTTGAAGATGGAGGATGACAAAGTGGCTGAAGCCGCCATCCAGATTTTCAGAAACACTGGGCAAAAGATCGAGACTGAGTTACAACAGATACGATC GACCCTGATTCCCATCCTGCATCAGAAAGCTAAGCGGGGCACACCtcaccaggccaagcaggccgTGCACTGTATCCATGCCATCTTTAACAACAAGGAAGTGCAGCTGGCACAGATTTTTGAG CCTCTGTCACGTAGTCTGAACGCAGATGTCCCAGAACAGCTCATCACTCCCCTCGTGTCATTGGGCCACATTTCCATGCTGGCCCCAGATCAGTTTGCTTCACCAATGAAGTCCATTGTGGCTAACTTCATCGTGAAGGACTTACTCATGAATGACAGA TCTGTGGGAAACAAGAACGGGAAGCTGTGGACCACTGATGAGGAAGTCTCTCCTGAGGTTCTAGCCAAG GTGCAGGCCATCAAGCTGCTGGTCCGCTGGTTACTAGGAATGAAAAACAACCAATCCAAGTCAGCAAACTCCACCCTGCGTCTGCTGTCTGCCATGCTGGTCAGCGAGGGTGACCTCACAGAGCAGAAGAAGATCAG TAAATCGGACATGTCCCGTCTGAGGCTGGCCGCAGGTGGAGCCATTATGAAGTTGGCCCAGGAGCCCTGTTACCATGACATCATCACACCTGAACAGTTTCAGCTCTGCGGCCTTGTTATCAAT GATGAGTGCTACCAGGTTCGTCAGATCTTTGCTCAGAAGTTGCACCTGGCTCttgtcaaactgctgctgcccCTGGAGTACCTGGCCGTCTTCGCCCTGTGTGCCAAGGACCCGGTCAAGGAGCGCCGTGCCCACGCCCGACAGTGCCTCCTCAAAAACATCTCCGTCCGCAGAGAGTACATCAAACAGAACCCGCTCGCTCAGG AAAAACTTGTCTCACTCCTTCCTGAGTATGTCGTTCCCTATATGATCCACCTTCTGGCCCACGACCCAGACTTCACAAAACCACACGAATACGAACAGCTCAAAGACATCAAAGA GTGCCTGTGGTTCATGCTGGAAGTGCTGATGACCAAGAATGAGAACAACAGTCATGCCTTTCTTAGGAAGATGGTTGAGAACATCAAACAGACCAAGGATGCACAGTGTCCTGATGATGCAAAGGCCAAtgag AAGCTGTATATTGTCTGTGATGTTGCTCTCTTCGTGATCGCCAACAAGAGCACTGCATGTCACCTGGATTCTCCGAAAGATCCCGTCTTACCTTCCAAGTTCTTCCTCATACAGGACAAG GACTTCAAAAACGATAAAGAATATCTGTCGGCAGATATGAGACAAATGCTGCTCACTGGGAAG CCTAAACCAGCTCCAGTGTTGGGAGCTGTGAATAAGCCCCTGACAGTACCAGGGAGGCGGATCTTCACCAAGACCACCACAGCCTCAGACACAGCCAGCAACACCAGCACCAACTCTTCTCCACTGAGCTCCTCAACCATCAACAAGAACAG TAACAGCAACGCTGCCACCGAGTCATCAGAGAGCCGAGCGCAGGAAAACAATGAGAACCCAGTGATCAAGAATGATGAGGGGAAGAAG GAGGAGCCAAGTCAAAATGCCACCCCTGATGCCGGGACAGAAGCGTCGCCTGTCAAGCGACGTGGCCGTCCtcctaaaacagctgctgctgctgtagcgactgaaaaagagggaggggcgccaccagcaggtggtggagctggcagaggcaggaagagagCAGCTGACCCCAACTCCAACCCGTCTGCAGAGACGGTCAACGTCAAGATGTCAAAACAGCAGAATGATGAAGGGACGAAGAGACAGATTGACTTACAGAG CAGGTGGCCATATgtgagcagagagaaggaaaaagtgagaaagaaggagtctggagaggagacagggagagctGTAGGGACAGTCGCCCTCCTCCTGGGCAGCGAGGGTGACACTGAGATAGAGCTGGAGTCCAGCCCAGAGGATGTTATCTGTGgcaggaaggacagagagacagacccTCTCTACGCAGCCAGGTCCAAAACACATAGCCAGGGAGATACCAAGTCCACAAGGAGGGGAGTTTCCTCTGGCAGGCAGGGAGAGCTCAACTGTGAAGAGAAGGCAGGCAGACTGGCAGTGAGTTGTTTTAGTCCAGGATGTCTCTAA